Proteins co-encoded in one Megalops cyprinoides isolate fMegCyp1 chromosome 1, fMegCyp1.pri, whole genome shotgun sequence genomic window:
- the mrpl57 gene encoding ribosomal protein 63, mitochondrial: MFLTLALLRKGIPGKQWIGKYRRPRPVTWQMKRNILLRLEREAENEYWISRPYMSREQERGHAAERRLQNWLDFKHAKASKFPEHKYITDHLSHLNTTKTWAS; the protein is encoded by the coding sequence ATGTTCCTGACGCTTGCCTTGCTGAGGAAAGGGATCCCGGGGAAGCAGTGGATCGGGAAGTACCGTCGGCCGCGGCCTGTCACCTGGCAGATGAAGCGCAACATTCTGCTGCGTCTGGAGAGGGAAGCGGAGAACGAGTACTGGATAAGCCGGCCTTACATGAGCCGCGAGCAGGAGAGGGGTCACGCCGCGGAGCGCCGCCTGCAGAACTGGCTGGACTTTAAACACGCCAAAGCCTCCAAGTTTCCCGAACACAAATACATCACGGATCACCTCAGCCACCTCAATACCACCAAGACATGGGCCAGCTAA